One part of the Thermodesulfovibrio sp. 3462-1 genome encodes these proteins:
- the queC gene encoding 7-cyano-7-deazaguanine synthase QueC, with amino-acid sequence MKAVVLLSGGIDSSTTLAIAKNEGFECYAISFDYAQRHRIELDFAKKVAKHIGVKEHLIISFDLRKIGGSALTSEIDVPAGTQEGIPVTYVPARNTIFLSFALAWAEVLNAPFIFIGANVVDYSGYPDCRPEYLQAFERMANLATKISVEGKLQFKIHAPLLYLTKAEIIKKGIELGLDYSLTWSCYDPQGDPPKPCLKCPSCLFRLKAFEEAGIKDPLLK; translated from the coding sequence ATGAAAGCTGTTGTGCTTTTAAGCGGAGGAATTGATTCATCTACCACACTTGCCATAGCAAAAAATGAAGGATTTGAATGTTATGCGATTTCCTTTGATTATGCTCAAAGACATCGAATAGAGCTTGATTTTGCTAAAAAGGTGGCAAAACATATAGGAGTAAAAGAGCATTTAATCATTTCCTTTGATTTAAGAAAAATCGGAGGTTCAGCTTTAACATCAGAGATAGATGTGCCAGCAGGAACACAGGAAGGAATTCCTGTCACCTATGTTCCGGCCCGTAATACTATATTTCTGAGTTTTGCCCTCGCATGGGCAGAAGTTTTAAATGCACCATTCATTTTTATAGGTGCTAATGTTGTTGATTATTCTGGATATCCTGATTGTAGACCCGAATATCTTCAAGCTTTTGAACGCATGGCAAATCTTGCAACAAAAATCTCAGTAGAAGGCAAATTGCAGTTTAAAATTCATGCTCCTCTTCTTTATCTTACAAAAGCAGAAATAATTAAAAAAGGAATTGAACTCGGGCTTGATTATTCTCTTACATGGAGTTGCTATGATCCACAGGGTGATCCTCCAAAACCATGTCTTAAATGCCCAAGCTGTTTGTTTAGATTAAAAGCCTTTGAAGAAGCTGGTATAAAAGATCCTTTGCTTAAATGA
- the pgsA gene encoding CDP-diacylglycerol--glycerol-3-phosphate 3-phosphatidyltransferase, which yields MSTQIFNLPTTLTIIRILIIPIFIIETPTNPQLGAVLFFIASLTDFLDGYLARKFRQITKLGIILDPIADKLLVISALIILVDIARVPAWIATVIVLREFIITTMRFYALSRGVVIPAETAGKAKTVLQMISILLLLIAEEIYGVDLYDIGLILIYIATFVAVFSGIKYIFHFWRSIK from the coding sequence ATGAGTACTCAAATTTTTAATCTTCCAACAACATTAACGATTATACGCATACTTATTATCCCGATTTTTATAATAGAAACACCAACAAATCCGCAATTGGGTGCTGTACTGTTTTTTATTGCTTCTTTAACAGATTTTCTTGATGGATATCTGGCAAGAAAATTTCGTCAGATAACAAAATTAGGAATTATATTAGACCCTATTGCTGACAAACTTCTTGTAATATCTGCCTTAATTATCCTTGTTGACATAGCAAGAGTTCCTGCATGGATAGCCACTGTTATTGTTTTAAGAGAATTTATAATCACCACAATGCGTTTTTATGCTTTATCTCGTGGAGTTGTTATTCCTGCTGAAACTGCTGGTAAGGCAAAAACCGTACTTCAGATGATATCAATTTTACTACTTCTCATTGCAGAGGAAATATACGGAGTTGACCTTTACGATATAGGACTTATTTTAATATACATTGCTACATTTGTAGCTGTATTTTCTGGAATTAAATATATTTTCCACTTCTGGAGGAGCATAAAATGA
- a CDS encoding NUDIX hydrolase: MKRLFSAGGVVYKFENDDLKILLISTKEGKIWALPKGLIEKGESPHETALREIKEETGISGKIVDEIGETSYWFVMDGKKYFKTVKYFLVKYTGGQIMPQWEINSAEWFSPEEAMKKITYKTDKEILKKAIEKIYEQNTKS; encoded by the coding sequence ATGAAAAGACTATTTTCAGCTGGAGGAGTTGTTTACAAATTTGAAAACGATGATTTAAAAATACTCCTGATTTCAACAAAGGAAGGCAAAATATGGGCTTTACCAAAGGGATTGATAGAAAAAGGAGAGAGTCCTCATGAAACTGCATTAAGAGAAATAAAAGAAGAAACAGGCATAAGTGGTAAGATAGTTGATGAAATTGGAGAAACTTCTTACTGGTTTGTCATGGATGGGAAAAAATACTTTAAAACCGTAAAATATTTTCTTGTAAAATACACAGGCGGACAGATAATGCCTCAGTGGGAAATCAACTCCGCAGAGTGGTTCAGTCCTGAAGAAGCAATGAAAAAAATTACATATAAAACTGACAAAGAAATCTTGAAAAAAGCAATAGAGAAAATCTATGAGCAAAATACTAAATCCTGA
- the rfaE2 gene encoding D-glycero-beta-D-manno-heptose 1-phosphate adenylyltransferase, with protein sequence MSKILNPEKLKKEIDKLKKEGKKIVFTNGCFDIIHVGHIRYLKEAKKMGDILIIALNTDKSVGRIKPSRPINPENERAEVIASLQMVDFVTFFDEDTPYNLIKYLQPDVIVKGGDWKVEHIVGADIVKEVYSLPYFEGVSTTEIINRILNKYKTQQSQPPAEIIEKAKKLKFLILDVDGVLTRGDIILDEENNEFKIFNVRDGHGLVMLHKAGVNIAVITGRHSKALQRRMKELGITEIYQGTREKLKIFNEIVKTYELKKEEIAAMGDDIIDLSMLTRAGLSFAPEDAHEEVKKRVDYITLNKAGKGAVREICDIILKAKGLWDKFIDEYSNF encoded by the coding sequence ATGAGCAAAATACTAAATCCTGAAAAACTTAAAAAAGAAATAGACAAATTAAAAAAAGAAGGGAAAAAAATTGTTTTTACAAATGGTTGCTTTGACATAATCCATGTTGGGCATATAAGATATCTTAAAGAAGCAAAAAAAATGGGAGATATTCTTATTATTGCCTTAAACACTGATAAATCCGTGGGAAGAATTAAACCCTCAAGACCAATTAATCCAGAAAATGAAAGAGCAGAAGTGATTGCATCTCTTCAGATGGTTGATTTTGTCACTTTTTTTGATGAAGATACTCCATACAATCTTATTAAATATCTTCAACCTGATGTTATTGTTAAAGGCGGAGATTGGAAGGTAGAACATATTGTAGGCGCAGACATTGTAAAAGAAGTTTACAGCCTTCCGTATTTTGAGGGAGTCTCTACAACTGAAATAATAAATAGAATTCTGAATAAATATAAAACTCAACAGTCACAGCCTCCAGCTGAAATCATTGAAAAAGCAAAAAAATTAAAATTTCTCATACTTGATGTTGATGGAGTTTTAACTCGTGGAGACATAATACTTGATGAAGAAAACAACGAGTTTAAAATCTTTAATGTAAGAGATGGCCATGGGCTTGTTATGCTTCATAAAGCAGGTGTAAATATTGCAGTAATTACTGGCAGGCATTCAAAGGCACTACAACGAAGAATGAAAGAGCTCGGAATTACAGAAATTTATCAAGGAACAAGGGAAAAATTAAAAATTTTCAATGAAATAGTTAAAACATATGAATTAAAAAAAGAAGAAATAGCAGCGATGGGTGATGATATAATTGATTTATCCATGCTTACAAGAGCAGGGCTTTCCTTTGCACCAGAAGATGCTCATGAAGAGGTCAAAAAAAGAGTTGATTATATAACTTTAAACAAAGCTGGAAAAGGTGCTGTGCGGGAAATCTGTGATATAATCTTAAAAGCAAAGGGACTTTGGGATAAATTCATAGATGAGTACTCAAATTTTTAA
- a CDS encoding phosphatidate cytidylyltransferase: MNLQGHKKRILVALITLPLLLLLIVKLPPYFFLAFLTAVCATGMWEFLKMYKTHGFWIGFGIFCSVIIFLLNCVYPQFALNYYATAFAVITIIRLISKKEPQYALSEISPVMIGLLYIPSLLVFHWFLREHGWQWIIYLYAVVWSADSFAYYIGKGFGKKKLYPEVSPKKTWAGAYGSIVGGIIASLLFGNFLLSKPFVKLLIAGFLIGFISIFGDLVESMFKRDAQVKDSSFLFPEHGGVLDKIDSMLFAGVLLYFFMRLM, translated from the coding sequence GTGAATTTGCAGGGTCATAAAAAAAGAATTCTTGTTGCATTAATAACGCTTCCTCTTTTACTTTTATTGATTGTAAAGCTACCGCCCTACTTCTTTTTAGCATTCCTTACAGCAGTTTGTGCTACAGGAATGTGGGAATTTTTAAAAATGTATAAGACTCATGGTTTCTGGATTGGTTTTGGAATTTTCTGTTCTGTGATCATTTTTTTACTTAACTGTGTTTATCCCCAGTTTGCACTGAATTATTATGCTACAGCCTTTGCAGTAATAACTATCATTCGTTTAATATCAAAAAAAGAGCCTCAGTATGCGCTCTCTGAAATCTCTCCTGTTATGATTGGACTTCTTTATATTCCTTCGTTACTCGTTTTTCACTGGTTCTTAAGAGAGCATGGATGGCAATGGATTATATATTTGTATGCTGTTGTATGGTCAGCAGACTCTTTTGCCTATTACATTGGAAAGGGATTCGGGAAAAAGAAGCTTTATCCAGAGGTAAGCCCCAAAAAAACATGGGCTGGTGCTTATGGTTCTATAGTAGGTGGAATAATTGCTTCTTTATTATTTGGAAATTTTTTACTGTCAAAGCCTTTTGTCAAGCTTTTAATAGCAGGTTTTTTAATTGGCTTTATCAGCATATTTGGTGATCTTGTTGAATCAATGTTTAAAAGAGATGCTCAGGTAAAGGATTCAAGCTTTCTTTTTCCAGAACATGGTGGAGTTCTTGATAAAATAGATAGTATGCTTTTTGCTGGAGTTTTACTTTATTTTTTTATGAGGCTTATGTAG
- the plsY gene encoding glycerol-3-phosphate 1-O-acyltransferase PlsY, translating into MSALLCIIAFLFGSIPWGYLIGKAKGIDLRKTGSGNIGATNVMRVIGKKQALITLLLDISKGFIPVLIFKIAITSDPVLLGMAGISAVLGHCFTPFLKFKGGKGVATSIGVLLAYMPLAGFITVFIWIITVKISKISSLGALVCFALLPLNVIIINYPKEFLIFAWLFTILIYSRHISNIKRLIKGTEPRIGENK; encoded by the coding sequence ATGAGCGCACTTTTATGTATAATTGCCTTCTTGTTTGGCTCTATTCCATGGGGTTATCTTATTGGTAAAGCAAAAGGAATTGATCTGAGAAAAACTGGAAGTGGAAATATTGGTGCAACAAATGTAATGAGAGTCATTGGCAAAAAACAGGCATTAATTACTTTATTGCTTGATATATCAAAAGGTTTTATACCTGTCTTAATTTTTAAAATAGCCATCACTTCAGATCCTGTTTTGCTTGGGATGGCAGGTATCTCAGCTGTACTTGGACACTGTTTTACGCCTTTTCTTAAGTTTAAAGGAGGCAAAGGAGTTGCTACATCTATCGGAGTTTTATTAGCCTATATGCCTTTAGCCGGGTTTATTACAGTTTTTATCTGGATAATTACTGTTAAAATTAGCAAAATCTCTTCTCTTGGAGCACTTGTCTGCTTTGCTTTGCTTCCCTTGAATGTAATCATTATAAACTATCCCAAGGAGTTTTTGATTTTTGCATGGCTCTTTACAATTCTCATTTATTCAAGACATATTTCAAATATAAAGAGGTTGATTAAAGGAACTGAACCAAGAATCGGAGAAAACAAATGA
- the rseP gene encoding RIP metalloprotease RseP, whose protein sequence is MNFIYAIILFGFLIFIHEFGHFLAAKISGVRVLKFSIGFGPKVIGKKIGETEYLLSAVPLGGYVKMYGEEPTDEVIDETRSFKHQPVYKKIFIVFAGPFFNILGAVILFWIVFVHGVPVIKPVIGEVMKNSPAYMAGLKTGDKIVEIEGQKISNWFDMAQFIQQNPNKNLNFKIERNGEIIQLQITPQEKEVKNIFGEKVFVGQIGIKPDEKAVFIKKENPLSALKISIQRCYEIVELTYLTIVKIFQRVVSTEVIGGPILIFQAAGKTAEQGMVSFLSFAAIISINLGVLNLLPIPVLDGGHILFFLIEAVRRKPVSEKFIAVSQKIGIALLVALMMLAFYNDILRLLHPGKMFR, encoded by the coding sequence ATGAATTTTATTTATGCAATAATTCTTTTTGGTTTTTTAATATTCATTCATGAATTTGGACATTTTTTAGCTGCTAAGATAAGCGGAGTAAGAGTGCTTAAATTTTCAATTGGTTTCGGACCAAAAGTGATAGGAAAAAAAATTGGAGAAACAGAATATCTACTGAGTGCTGTTCCTCTTGGTGGATATGTAAAGATGTATGGGGAAGAACCAACAGATGAAGTAATTGATGAAACGCGATCTTTCAAGCACCAGCCAGTTTATAAAAAGATTTTCATTGTTTTTGCAGGTCCTTTTTTTAATATTCTTGGTGCAGTCATTCTTTTTTGGATTGTATTTGTTCACGGAGTTCCTGTAATTAAACCAGTAATAGGAGAAGTTATGAAAAATTCACCTGCCTACATGGCAGGATTAAAGACTGGCGATAAAATTGTAGAGATTGAAGGGCAAAAAATCTCAAACTGGTTTGATATGGCTCAGTTCATCCAGCAGAATCCAAATAAAAATCTCAATTTCAAAATTGAAAGAAACGGTGAAATCATTCAACTTCAGATAACGCCTCAGGAAAAGGAAGTTAAAAATATTTTTGGAGAAAAAGTTTTTGTTGGGCAAATCGGAATAAAACCAGATGAAAAGGCAGTCTTTATCAAAAAAGAAAATCCTCTTTCTGCTCTTAAAATATCTATCCAAAGGTGTTATGAAATTGTAGAGCTTACTTATCTTACTATCGTAAAAATCTTTCAAAGAGTTGTTTCAACAGAGGTCATAGGAGGTCCTATCCTCATATTTCAGGCTGCAGGTAAAACTGCTGAGCAGGGCATGGTAAGTTTTTTAAGCTTTGCAGCAATAATTAGCATAAATCTTGGAGTGCTCAATCTCTTGCCAATTCCAGTACTTGATGGTGGGCATATTTTATTTTTCTTAATTGAAGCAGTAAGAAGAAAACCTGTAAGTGAAAAATTCATTGCAGTTTCCCAAAAAATTGGAATAGCACTTTTAGTTGCCTTGATGATGCTTGCTTTTTACAATGACATTCTGAGACTTTTACATCCAGGGAAGATGTTCCGATGA
- a CDS encoding 1-deoxy-D-xylulose-5-phosphate reductoisomerase, translated as MKKVVILGSTGSIGKNALQVIRQFPEKFKVLGLAVKSSINLLKEQIEEFKPEYVAVYDKKACEKLKKEIQSLNILCGTEGVCEIAGLKEADIVLSAIVGAEGLLPTFEAVKAGKVVALANKESLVMAGDLIKKQANHSGAQIIPVDSEHSAVFQCINGCNKPYIRKIWLTASGGPFRGKKTSEIENVTPQEALNHPKWKMGKRITIDSATLMNKGFEVIEAHFLFDIPVENIAVLIHPQSIVHCLVEFIDGTYLAQISNPDMKAPIALALSLPERLPDIISPIDWKALRELNFELPDTEVFPCLSLAYEAVRIGGSMPVVLNAADEIAVDAFLSGKLKFNEIPKLIKKVMDAHRVFNPDSIEEILEVDSWARKKALKEIKK; from the coding sequence TTGAAAAAAGTTGTAATACTTGGTAGCACAGGCTCTATAGGTAAAAATGCTCTTCAGGTAATAAGGCAATTTCCTGAAAAATTTAAGGTACTGGGACTTGCTGTAAAAAGCAGCATTAACCTTCTTAAAGAGCAGATTGAAGAGTTTAAACCAGAGTATGTAGCAGTCTATGATAAAAAAGCCTGTGAAAAGTTAAAGAAAGAAATACAATCATTAAATATACTCTGCGGAACTGAAGGAGTATGCGAGATTGCAGGACTTAAAGAAGCAGACATTGTTCTTTCAGCCATTGTTGGTGCAGAAGGTCTTCTACCCACATTTGAAGCAGTAAAGGCTGGCAAAGTAGTAGCACTCGCAAATAAGGAGAGCCTTGTAATGGCTGGTGACTTAATAAAAAAACAAGCTAACCACAGCGGAGCTCAGATAATTCCTGTTGATAGCGAACACAGTGCTGTTTTTCAGTGCATTAATGGATGCAATAAACCTTATATAAGAAAAATATGGCTTACTGCCTCTGGAGGACCTTTTAGAGGGAAAAAAACCAGTGAAATAGAAAATGTAACTCCTCAGGAAGCACTAAATCATCCAAAATGGAAGATGGGGAAGAGAATTACCATAGATTCAGCAACCCTTATGAATAAAGGATTTGAGGTTATTGAAGCACATTTTCTCTTTGACATACCTGTTGAAAACATTGCAGTATTGATTCATCCTCAAAGTATTGTGCATTGCCTTGTTGAATTTATTGACGGAACCTATCTCGCCCAGATAAGCAACCCTGATATGAAAGCACCTATTGCACTGGCACTATCCCTTCCAGAGAGGCTTCCAGATATAATTTCTCCAATAGACTGGAAAGCCTTACGAGAGCTTAACTTTGAATTACCTGATACAGAGGTTTTCCCATGCCTCAGTCTTGCTTATGAAGCAGTCAGGATTGGAGGCAGTATGCCAGTGGTTTTAAATGCAGCTGATGAGATTGCTGTTGATGCTTTTCTTTCAGGAAAGTTAAAATTTAATGAGATACCCAAATTGATTAAAAAAGTTATGGATGCCCACAGGGTTTTTAATCCTGACAGTATAGAAGAAATCCTTGAAGTTGATAGCTGGGCAAGAAAAAAAGCATTGAAGGAGATAAAAAAATGA
- a CDS encoding isoprenyl transferase, translating to MGRFIKHVGIIMDGNGRWAQMRGLPRYEGHKRGVEKVKEIIRAAIRLNIDIVTFYAFSIENWQRPKKEVEIIMELLQNHLKKETQLFLSQGVRFKMIGNRQMMPSDVLKIIEETEQITGQCSTLTAQFAISYGGRDEILRAVKKIIEHQIKPDELSESLFSSMLDTAGSPEPDLIIRTSGEQRLSNFLIWQSAYSEFYFTQTLWPDFTEEEFTEAILDFKKRQRRFGKVSEFAGS from the coding sequence ATGGGCAGATTTATAAAGCATGTTGGAATAATAATGGATGGAAATGGAAGATGGGCACAGATGAGAGGACTGCCTCGTTATGAAGGACATAAAAGAGGAGTTGAAAAAGTAAAAGAAATTATCCGTGCTGCTATAAGATTGAATATTGATATTGTTACTTTTTATGCCTTTTCAATAGAAAACTGGCAAAGACCCAAAAAAGAAGTTGAAATAATTATGGAGTTATTACAAAATCATCTAAAAAAAGAAACTCAATTGTTTCTTTCCCAGGGAGTCAGGTTCAAAATGATAGGGAATCGTCAGATGATGCCTTCAGATGTCCTTAAAATAATTGAGGAAACAGAGCAAATAACAGGACAGTGTAGTACTCTTACTGCACAGTTTGCCATAAGTTATGGCGGAAGGGATGAAATTTTAAGAGCAGTAAAAAAAATAATTGAACATCAAATCAAACCTGATGAACTCAGTGAAAGCTTATTCTCATCTATGCTTGACACAGCCGGGTCTCCAGAGCCTGATCTTATAATAAGAACTTCAGGTGAACAAAGACTTAGCAATTTTTTAATATGGCAGTCTGCCTATTCAGAGTTTTACTTTACACAAACCCTCTGGCCAGATTTCACTGAAGAGGAGTTTACAGAAGCAATTCTTGATTTTAAAAAAAGACAGAGGAGATTTGGAAAAGTAAGTGAATTTGCAGGGTCATAA